A part of Sus scrofa isolate TJ Tabasco breed Duroc chromosome 15, Sscrofa11.1, whole genome shotgun sequence genomic DNA contains:
- the KBTBD11 gene encoding LOW QUALITY PROTEIN: kelch repeat and BTB domain-containing protein 11 (The sequence of the model RefSeq protein was modified relative to this genomic sequence to represent the inferred CDS: inserted 2 bases in 2 codons) — protein sequence MENPVAPRVLGAEPGRAFAHGVCGQAAGRGSAAEAPGEGSLQLPDAAAGEGAASPAQTPCSLSASLCFSSGDDSPPQSRASAADSAGASPPSRRSGQRVVERQWEVGSAGAASPEEHASPEDPVSPEEERTSPEEPVSLEEPVSLEEAVSLEEPVSPEESTSPEEPGDPAPVPPGVGPEHGEPDLLIEVSGRRLRAHKAVLAARSDYFRARASRDVLRVQGVSWAALRLLLAYAYTGRMAGVRPDNVAEVVAGARRLQLPCAAQRXTDAVAPQLSLANCYEVLTAAKRQRLAELREAAYRFMSDHYLEVLREPAVFGRLSGAERDLLLRRRLRAGRARLLAAALGPAGERAGSRPQSPSGDAEGRGDAAVYCFQEVAGEWRELTRLPEGAPARGCGLCVLYNYLFVAGGVGPAGPDGRARPSDQVFCYNPATDRWSTVRPLRQARSQLQLLALDGHLYAVGGECLLSVERYDPRADRWATVAPLPRGAFAVAHEATTCNGEIYVSGGSLFYRLLKYDPRRDEWQECPCSSSRERSADMVALDGSIYRFDLCGGRGDAPAAGPAGGVSVLRYHCLAKQWSRCASHLRPPGAPSSLQPFRCXALDGTIYCVSRAGTWRFVPPRDCEPGAGDAGQEGSFELQSLRAPPDARGLLFPFVLNLLEKPDRGEEGAA from the exons ATGGAGAACCCGGTGGCCCCCCGCGTCCTCGGCGCCGAGCCCGGGCGCGCCTTTGCGCACGGTGTGTGCGGCCAGGCCGCGGGTCGGGGCAGCGCTGCCGAGGCTCCGGGAGAGGGCAGCCTGCAGCTGCCGGATGCGGCCGCGGGGGAGGGCGCTGCCTCCCCGGCGCAGACACCCTGCAGTCTCAGCGCGTCCCTGTGCTTCAGCTCCGGAGACGACTCCCCGCCGCAGTCTCGCGCCTCCGCAGCGGACAGCGCCGGGGCCTCCCCGCCCTCGCGACGCAGCGGCCAGCGGGTGGTGGAGAGGCAGTGGGAGGTCGGCAGCGCGGGCGCCGCGTCCCCGGAAGAGCACGCATCCCCTGAGGATCCCGTGTCCCCCGAGGAGGAGCGCACGTCCCCGGAGGAGCCCGTGTCCCTGGAGGAGCCTGTGTCCCTGGAAGAGGCTGTGTCCCTGGAGGAGCCCGTGTCCCCGGAAGAGTCTACGTCCCCGGAGGAGCCCGGGGACCCTGCTCCCGTCCCCCCCGGCGTCGGGCCGGAGCACGGGGAGCCTGACCTTCTCATCGAAGTGTCCGGCCGTCGGCTGCGGGCTCACAAGGCGGTGCTGGCGGCGCGCAGCGACTACTTCCGCGCGCGAGCGTCGCGGGACGTGCTGCGGGTGCAAGGCGTGAGCTGGGCGGCGCTgcggctgctgctggcctacgcgtACACCGGGCGCATGGCGGGAGTGCGGCCGGACAACGTGGCCGAGGTAGTGGCTGGCGCGCGCCGCTTGCAGCTGCCCTGCGCGGCGCAGC GCACCGACGCCGTGGCGCCTCAGCTGAGCCTGGCCAACTGCTACGAGGTGTTGACCGCGGCCAAGCGGCAGCGGCTGGCCGAGCTGCGCGAAGCCGCCTACCGCTTCATGAGCGACCACTACCTGGAAGTGCTGCGCGAGCCCGCCGTCTTCGGGCGCCTGTCAGGCGCCGAGCGCGACCTCCTGCTGCGCCGCCGCCTGCGCGCAGGTCGCGCCCGCCTGTTGGCCGCCGCGCTCGGGCCGGCAGGGGAGCGCGCGGGCAGTCGCCCGCAGAGCCCGTCGGGGGACGCGGAGGGGCGCGGCGATGCCGCGGTCTACTGCTTCCAGGAGGTGGCAGGCGAGTGGCGCGAGCTGACGCGGCTGCCCGAGGGCGCGCCGGCGCGGGGCTGCGGTCTGTGCGTGCTCTACAACTACCTCTTCGTGGCCGGCGGTGTGGGGCCCGCTGGGCCCGACGGCCGCGCGCGGCCTTCGGACCAGGTCTTCTGCTACAACCCGGCCACCGACCGCTGGAGCACCGTGCGGCCGCTGCGTCAGGCGcgctcgcagctgcagctgctggccctggACGGCCACCTGTACGCCGTGGGTGGCGAGTGCCTCCTCAGCGTGGAGCGCTACGACCCGCGCGCCGACCGCTGGGCCACTGTGGCCCCGCTGCCCCGGGGCGCCTTTGCCGTGGCGCACGAGGCTACCACTTGCAATGGCGAGATATACGTGTCGGGAGGCTCGCTTTTCTACCGCCTGCTCAAGTATGACCCTCGGCGCGACGAGTGGCAGGAGTGCCCGTGTAGCAGCAGCCGCGAGCGCTCAGCAGACATGGTGGCCCTGGACGGCTCCATCTACCGTTTCGACCTGTGTGGGGGCCGAGGCGACGCTCCGGCAGCCGGGCCGGCCGGAGGGGTCAGTGTGCTCCGCTACCACTGCCTGGCTAAGCAGTGGAGCCGCTGTGCATCACATCTGCGGCCCCCCGGCGCACCGTCAAGCCTGCAGCCCTTCCGCT GCGCGCTGGATGGCACCATTTACTGCGTGAGCCGCGCGGGCACCTGGCGCTTTGTGCCACCCCGAGACTGCGAGCCTGGCGCCGGCGACGCGGGCCAGGAAGGCAGCTTCGAGCTCCAGTCGCTCCGAGCCCCTCCGGACGCCCGGGGCCTGCTCTTCCCGTTCGTGCTCAACCTGCTGGAAAAGCCGGATAGAGGCGAGGAGGGCGCCGCGTAG